The genomic window TAAGGCCACGCAGGAGGAGATGCCGTAATGTCGCCTGGAATTGGTGCTGGAACTGGAGTTGATGCCATTGGAGGGAGCTGTACTGGTGGCGGTGGTGACGGAGAGACTTTTATGGAGACTTTTTGTGAATCGTGATTGCAGGATTTTAGAGAGCCGTTGTTGAATGTGAAGTAGAAGAAACCAGGGCGTGATGGGTGCCACTTTAGTTATTTGCATATTGAACATGAAAAATTGTTAGCACATTTTATAGTCTGAGCTATGAAGGGGGAAAAAAGGGGGAAAAGATCTTAACTTTTTGAGCTAATTCTTGGCATTGTGAAAAGAAATTGGTAATTGTTGTCATCAGGAACAAAGAATTTTGAGACATTTCTTATAGCAGCCTAATATGCATGTATAAAAACATGGGATTTTGTACATTATTGTAATTACAattgagagagagggagaagagaTACCGTGTAGGAGGTGGAATTGGGCTTGGTGAGAAGCGTAGCTTGAGTGAAGTTGCAGAGGCTGAAGGCTCTTTGGTTCTGGAAAATGTACAACTTGTAGCGATACTTGTGATTGAAAACTGAGAGaagccaagaaaataaaaacacaacgTAATGATATCAATTTGCAGcacaaaaaacgaaaaaaaaaaaaaacaacaaagaaattaaaaaatggtgGGTTTCAAGTGCTCACTGATGGAGTCTCCTATATAAACATTAGGATCTTTCCACTCTGAAAAACCGTCTACGAGTATTGTCGTGGAGTCAGAAGGTTGCGAGAGTAGGGAGAGAACAGATAGCAGAAACAGAAGCATGGAAAAAATCTTCATTAGCTGTGGCGACTGAGAGGCAATGATCATGAGAGGACTTCAATTACTACAAGGGGTTTTAATTCAAGCCCTTGGTGCTTGTAGCCTTGTCTCTGGCTCTCTGCAGCTCTTTGGCCCTCTGGCTCGTCCAACAACAAGAGAGAGATCTAAGGAAAAACTACGTGTCTTGGAGAAAGTGGGAAGGGAGAGGCAGGTAAAATGTCAGGTGTGTTTGGCTTTTGATGTGGGGATTTTTCTGAATGGATGACAGACATGGATATTGAAGATTGTGgtgctttttattattttatacagTAAAAGGTGGTGGAATGATTTTGTTTGTGGAAAAACTTTCCtcaaaattttgtaaaaaaaaaaaaaaaagcaaagggaATAATATTTGGGTGCTCTGGTTGAAAATGGTGGAGATTATTATTCTAGAATGATTAGTCTGTGATTATAACACTCTGCAGTCAATAGCTATAAAGCCTACAATCACTTATCAAAGTAATATTACGgtaccatgattttttttatatatttttaattcttttaatgtattatattaaaaataaatttaaaaaaaataaaaaataattttttttatatggggaGGTGAGGAATCTGATTcactttcttttataaaatctctcacttttgttgattttaatctTTAACTTGTATAATCTGATGATACTCGTAATTTGTGAAGAAAATATCCTATTTTATAAGCAGAAAGGGGGTATGCTCGTCAGTAAGCAAGCTAGACGTGGCTCTAGTATTAATATTTAAGTTTGATATAATTATTGCACATTAATTAAGTTATTCTTaatctttgaattaaaaaaatataaatatttttattataaataactcttaactttaatataaaaattgttataacattgaatttagattttattttaataaaaaatcattttttttcacttctaaCTCATTAATAGCAACttatattatctatttttatcaaacaattggttttttttcaatttttgccgTTCAAATTTTTAgctaaaatcatttttgttataacttatatataagaaataatttataaattatcaaataattaaaaattcagatttatttttcaaaaattatgatttatttttgttataacttaattaaattttttttaaaaaaaaccaaaaccggttcaaaccgaccggtttcagttcggttaggctttttaggacaaaaactggttcaaactggtttgacTCGTtatttccggtttggctcggtttttttccggttttggttcggttcggtttttttggtttcaggcttataaaaccgaaccaaacaagtcggtttttttaaaattttaatcggttttttttcacggtttggtttttatgatttaatcggtttttcggtcTTTAACGGCCTAATTTATAACACCCAAATATTTTCCTATGTTTTATGAAGTATCCATTCTATTCCATGAGTGAATATACTATTTTAAGCTAAGAAAAGATTGGACTCATCTTGCCATTTAGCTTGACCAAAAGCATGTATTAGTGTTACTGGTTTAAAGATCTTGATGTCTTTCTTTCATCCATTGATGAAACTTAAGATATAGTATGATTATGATAGTGATGGATTCGAGGTATgcattaaagattttaattctTCATATATCTCAGCATATTTGTATACCCCTTATTCCACCATATCTTTTCTATTACCAAATTAACCTCCTATAAATAGCTCTTGTGGATTGCTGTCAATGAGTCATATCATCACTTCCCTACAAGAACCCTTCTAAGTATAAGGAAGTTATTTCCACTCATTGATGTATGTACATAAGTGTAAAATGAATCTTAAAAAATTTCCTGCATTTTCTGATCCATCATCATGGACTATCACCCTAGAAAGTTGGCAATTGCGCCTTAGGAAATGCCATATTGTATCTCACTCTTTGAATATCATGGTTTTCTCTATACCTTCATCGCGAGTATACCCTCTTTGAGTATGAACCAATCCATCAGATATTAGCAACCCAACGAAATGTGACATTTCCTAAATAAATTCTCAACTGTCTTGGGggctgctatttttttaataaaataaataaatcatagatCTTGCGTCCAAAACTCATTGATGTAAAAAGAAACAACTAAAAGTAAGTCATCATATCCCCTAAAAATTGTAGTGATTCATCAGTGGTGAGATCCAACACTGCCCTAACACCTTGGATTTATGCCTCCTTTCCCTTCCAGAATCGTTTAGTAATATTATATCCATTTAACATCCAAAATCCAAGGTCTACGTTTTCTAAAATGAACGGGCTCTACGTTTTCTTCCTCAGAGGCCATCCACCGGAGAATTTACAcctgaaagaaaacaaaacttccTAGAATGCCGTATCGAGGACCTGCAGCATTATGGTCAGAGCTCCGAGACGTGGATTTTAAACATGACTGCAAGTATTTTGcagcaaaataaaatcaaaacaagttcTGCTACAAATAGACACCACCACCACTCTATATTCTGCCAACTCTCATTACTTGCCAGCACATAAATACAGTATACCAGTCCAGCACTTCTTCCCCCCTATACCACAATTGAGGGTAACAAAGCACTGCATTGCGTAGCAGCACCTCCTAACTACATAAATAACCAAAACCTTTTACCATCTATCTAGACAGGATCGTTGCCCCCTAATTCACTTTTAAGCAATTTACTTTATGATTCAGGTcgcaattctttttttttctctctctctccccacaTAAATAACCACGGTTGCTCTAAATGGCGATTGGGTTCACAATCTAATCCACTAGAAAATGAATTTCCGGGAGGATGCTGCTTTTCCTCCATGTATGAGAACCATATGAATTATCACCTCGAGCACAAACAATCTACCACTGCAAAGAGTTGACTCTCCGGAGCACGCGTCGTGGCCTTCGCTTCTCAACAACGGGAATCACTTTTTCCATAAGCtgtataacaaaataaataaataaaataaaaatagaaataaaaaggcaacaacaatttcaaatggtCTTCGTCCTGTGAATGCTCACTATAGGGTTCTGAAAAAGAATCAATGGCTCTATATATAGTTAATGAAGCTCAGAGTCGTCAAAACTATGAATCATCTAAGAATAAATGCCTTCCATGCTACTATATATAGTAGTCTACCTAGGCTACTACTACATTGAGTAGTCTCTACTGAGTgctcaaataaaatattcacaATTGGTATACAGTAATTTAAGACCTGAAAACCTTCAAGCATAAAACACACATCTTCATTTTGCATTCTATTCAATGGGTTAGTGTTAACAATTAAGAATAGGTGGAATCTGTACCACTGTAACCCATTTCAACATTGTCTTTCAAAAACTAGTACAACATGTTTACAACcctttgaattgaattcaatttagaGGTTATAATAAGATCTCATGTTTGGAACTATTTTGATTGTCAATAATTTAAATCTCTAATTTCTATTCAAAGGGTTTGGATTTGATTTTGTGGGTTATTTGTGGTGAAGACATTGGTGGAGAACTGGAGgtagaaagagagaaggggttTGTGATAGTTAAAGGAGGTGATTTCTTTGTTGTTGGAAATATCTAATGTATTGAGAGAACTTTTGAAGGAATAAGAGGAAGGAAATGAGAGTAATAtgagaaacaaaatgaattgaataTAGCAATAGAATTTCTCTTCCAAACATGTtaattcaacttatttattaattggAGTCGATTTGAACAcgataattgaattcaattttgatagtGAATTAGTTCCAAATATGttgttaaaaaaagattgtttataGCAATTCCAAAATGGATGTGTACAAATAGTTAAAGAATTGAGACCTCTATTACAAAAACTCCTTTTCATATCCATGAATTACTCTATtttctccatttctttcttcaatgaagCATCTTGTAATGCAACTAACATTTTAGTTTTGTTGTCCATAAGGTAATTTGGCTCCTTAACAATTTGATAAGCATTTCTcaacaattttcaatttttcctcattttaaaTTCTGATGCTTTCATTTTCCACTTTCCTCAATTGTAAAAGTTTCAAAACTTCTAAGCTTCAGAATCTTTAAGAGTTCTTGAATCCTATAGTGCTACCAAACCTCTGAACATAGGTTTGCTTTCAAACCCAGTGTCCATTAATACAATAATTCCCCCTCAAAACCTATCCAGTAGAACAGAACCTGATTCAGAAAGACAATGAGGGTTCCTGTGCCAACCAAATCTAGTTATTCCCTTGAGTTTTCAAGTATAGTATAGCTCATCAACACAAATACAATACATAATCCCACCACCCAATGCACGGGTATATGGATGTATCCATACTGCAAAGTATACGCACAAACATACAACCATGTCATTGAAGTCCTAAGCAAAGTCACACAAGTCCACTTCGTTCCATAAATGGCAAGGGGATAGTTTCAACCCCCACCATGGTTTTTCAAAACTCAAAGCATTAGGTTGCTAAccttttaacattattattagaACCCAAACACACCTAAAACCAAATTTTTGGAAAAGCTGCTCTGGATGGTTATTCAAAACCAAAGTCAAGCACACCTTTAAAACAATATGCATTAAAGCATCTATCATCCTAAACAAGAAATCCAAGTGAAACCAGTGTCTTTCAGTAGTTACATTTCATAGTGTTTCTTCCTCTACTGACACATTTCCATTTTTATGTGTTCAATGCGTTTCACTTATACTCCAAACTTCATACAGTGTTATAGCAgggttttagtgttttcagtGTGATAAAATAGTAACAGAAGAGAATCAGTACCTGCTTAAACCTTTCCTTGGTCCTCTCTTCCTGCATAATGAACAGCTTTTGTTGGACAGAGAAAACACACCAAAAAATTTTGTGGCATGCAGAACAAGTAGATCACCATATGCCTCTGATGAAACAGGCATTGAGatcttttctaattaaataaattctaataaatACATACAGACAAATTAGACATATAAAGCCCAGGAGAGACCAGAAAAGCATGGCAATTTATACCTGCTGGGTGTAACTACATGACCCATGATGAAGTATCTATTGGTGTTAACTTCAAAGCATAACACTGATTGTTACAGTTTTAAATAATGCTAACCATTAACTGTTTATGCAAACAAAGCTGATAAACTCTCAATGTGCCATTGTGTGTCCActttaaagaaaagaatgcATCATTCAACAGCACGGCACTAGGTCCTAACAaagtaacattttttttgtaatagagCCTGGGAAAAAGCATTATGAGATGTTCATGTGTTTGAGACTGaatagaagaaatgaaaaggagacAGTAAGGAATAAGCAAAACAGCTACAAACTAAGCAGTGAGTACCAATAGGCGATGTAAATAGAATATTAAGGTCATAAAAAGATTACAAAGTCTCCGTTACATTAAGCTTATGAAAGAGACAGGAGCAAGCCAGTGCAAACATAATGTGGAAATTGGCTGCATAttgtttaacttattttatactATCTAAATCTACAAGTCTGAATTCACATATGTTTAGATGCAGCAGGGCTATCCTGTGTATCAAAGGGCAATAGGTCTGACATGCACAATGATGCCTAAGGATTTTTATTTCTACCCATTTCAATTGTCTTAAGCCATTCTGAAAAGTTTTAAGAACAATAATGGATTTCAAACACGCTCTAAGAAAGTAGGATCCATAAGACATGACAACAGATAATCAGGACACAAGAACTAATATACCTACATTACAAGTCTTATGACTAATTTGTTTAGTGAGCAAAGTAAGAATAATTGATCAATGCAGCAGCCCTATGCCACTGGGTTTGGATAGCTTTTGGTTCTTGCATTGCTgatgttatttttcttgtcgTTGCTGCCATGATTTGGACAATCCAAATTCAATTTATGTCTTGGCTAAAGCGAACATAGAAAACATCACCACCATAAGTTTCTGTGTTGCTATTTGTAACTCACACAACATGGGGTTGAAGGCAATAATCGAACAGCAAACTGCTAACTACAATCTCCATGACCACAAAGCTAAAAGCTCAGACTAATTGACTATACCAAAGTGTCCCAAATAGCAGGGAAAAGGTATCAATGAGTACCAAATTGTGATTTAATAAGGTTATActaacaagaaagaaaagaaaacaaataccgAATTCATAATTCCAAATTATGCTGAAAATAATACAAGTTGAATTACCTTCTCTTTAAGCAGCTGCTCATTCTCCTCCTCTAACCTCACTGCCAAAGACTCCAATTCCACTTGATAAGCCTAAAACACCCACAATTGTTGAATCAgtatcatcaatcaatcatgaCAAAGCGTGCGtgcccacacacacacacatatataaaccTCTGACCTGCTTCCTCTCTCTAGACCGAGCAGCAGACTCCCGATTCTTAATCATCCTCCTCTGCCTCTGCTGCGCCGCCTTATCCAAGGGTTCCATGACGACCGTCCTCCCTCTCTTCCCTcttcctccaccaccaccaccaccactaccagCTACAAGCTCCACCTCGACTCCATTCCCAAACCCAACAATGGAGCCTTCCACCTTATCCAACACCTGAAATGCACTCGGCGGGACAGGATCAAACGCATACAATCCTCCACTCAACCTCTCAGGCTGTGGCATCTTCACATCATCCCCATCCTCTCCAACCACATCCACCGCCCCCGCCTTAGCCAAAAAATCCTCCAAAGTCATCATCTCATCTGGCTCGTCCTTCATTTCCTTCCTTCCCGCCACAATTTCTCTCCATATATCATCCGCAGTCTTAGTCTCTTGTGGAATTACAACGCTCATATCCTGATTATCAGTACCATTTGTCTCGATTGGTGGAGGAGGGGGAGGGTTAGGAGTTTCCATTAGGGTTATTTGTGCGCCGAGGA from Populus trichocarpa isolate Nisqually-1 chromosome 5, P.trichocarpa_v4.1, whole genome shotgun sequence includes these protein-coding regions:
- the LOC7492469 gene encoding G-box-binding factor 4 isoform X4 yields the protein MASSKVMASSKPRNSDLSSTTSSRSRRAISSSLSATNTTEKLAHQSTDQLFQRESTMTVDGILRNVYASPSTESTLLGAQITLMETPNPPPPPPIETNGTDNQDMSVVIPQETKTADDIWREIVAGRKEMKDEPDEMMTLEDFLAKAGAVDVVGEDGDDVKMPQPERLSGGLYAFDPVPPSAFQVLDKVEGSIVGFGNGVEVELVAGSGGGGGGGRGKRGRTVVMEPLDKAAQQRQRRMIKNRESAARSRERKQAYQVELESLAVRLEEENEQLLKEKLMEKVIPVVEKRRPRRVLRRVNSLQW
- the LOC7492468 gene encoding early nodulin-20, which encodes MIIASQSPQLMKIFSMLLFLLSVLSLLSQPSDSTTILVDGFSEWKDPNVYIGDSIIFNHKYRYKLYIFQNQRAFSLCNFTQATLLTKPNSTSYTWHPSRPGFFYFTFNNGSLKSCNHDSQKVSIKVSPSPPPPVQLPPMASTPVPAPIPGDITASPPAWPYHPRDETASSPAPAPSGSAASSPMETVPTSTPDKSGGSGIPFINSNPAVPLPTGEIDSATIRPLSTSGHHRPVAVGLLGFHGPLICAAFLLPLL
- the LOC7492469 gene encoding G-box-binding factor 4 isoform X1; this encodes MASSKVMASSKPRNSDLSSTTSSRSRRAISSSLSATNTTEKLAHQSTDQLFQRESTMTVDGILRNVYASPSTESTLLGAQITLMETPNPPPPPPIETNGTDNQDMSVVIPQETKTADDIWREIVAGRKEMKDEPDEMMTLEDFLAKAGAVDVVGEDGDDVKMPQPERLSGGLYAFDPVPPSAFQVLDKVEGSIVGFGNGVEVELVAGSGGGGGGGRGKRGRTVVMEPLDKAAQQRQRRMIKNRESAARSRERKQAYQVELESLAVRLEEENEQLLKEKLFIMQEERTKERFKQLMEKVIPVVEKRRPRRVLRRVNSLQW
- the LOC7492469 gene encoding G-box-binding factor 4 isoform X3, giving the protein MASSKVMASSKPRNSDLSSTTSSRSRRAISSSLSATNTTEKLAHQSTDQLFQRESTMTVDGILRNVYASPSTESTLLGAQITLMETPNPPPPPPIETNGTDNQDMSVVIPQETKTADDIWREIVAGRKEMKDEPDEMMTLEDFLAKAGAVDVVGEDGDDVKMPQPERLSGGLYAFDPVPPSAFQVLDKVEGSIVGFGNGVEVELVAGSGGGGGGGRGKRGRTVVMEPLDKAAQQRQRRMIKNRESAARSRERKQAYQVELESLAVRLEEENEQLLKEKPRHKLNLDCPNHGSNDKKNNISNARTKSYPNPVA
- the LOC7492469 gene encoding G-box-binding factor 4 isoform X2 yields the protein MASSKVMASSKPRNSDLSSTTSSRSRRAISSSLSATNTTEKLAHQSTDQLFQRESTMTVDGILRNVYASPSTESTLLGAQITLMETPNPPPPPPIETNGTDNQDMSVVIPQETKTADDIWREIVAGRKEMKDEPDEMMTLEDFLAKAGAVDVVGEDGDDVKMPQPERLSGGLYAFDPVPPSAFQVLDKVEGSIVGFGNGVEVELVAGSGGGGGGGRGKRGRTVVMEPLDKAAQQRQRRMIKNRESAARSRERKQAYQVELESLAVRLEEENEQLLKEKEERTKERFKQLMEKVIPVVEKRRPRRVLRRVNSLQW